A genomic window from Ruminiclostridium cellulolyticum H10 includes:
- a CDS encoding recombinase family protein: protein MYKKGYGYAAIANTLNKKGYPSPSSKNSDIPITPWNQVAVQRILCNRVYIGDTVQGVSEKISFKNKKTRRLPFDKWIITTNTHEPIISNEEFDDVQKLRAKKRSNQGYNRNITHLLSNLVYCGKCGKAMYVRVRKDRPVGYICSSYSKKGCEGCSSHYVTEQSIVDIITKELLELLSSNDLIDNLNIKYNSEFVEKEHLLQSIKRYEQQIIQKQKQQDILYNDRLEGRISEQLFYRMNQNIENRISTIRQEIEKLKEEEVKQPDKDQLIKNLINRIKTQGITKNIIELMVNKITVFDSKDVLPETDATLENTENGCIVIEYNYNNWKHQTDRK from the coding sequence TTGTATAAAAAAGGCTACGGCTATGCTGCTATAGCAAATACGCTCAATAAAAAAGGATATCCGTCGCCATCGTCTAAAAACTCTGATATACCCATAACACCATGGAATCAGGTTGCAGTTCAGAGGATATTATGTAACCGGGTATATATTGGAGACACAGTTCAGGGCGTCAGCGAAAAAATAAGCTTTAAAAACAAAAAAACCAGAAGGCTGCCCTTTGACAAATGGATAATTACAACTAATACACACGAACCCATTATATCCAATGAAGAATTTGATGATGTTCAGAAACTAAGAGCTAAAAAAAGATCAAACCAGGGATATAACCGCAATATAACACATCTATTAAGCAACCTTGTTTATTGCGGTAAATGCGGTAAAGCAATGTATGTGAGAGTAAGAAAAGATAGGCCTGTGGGTTATATATGCAGCTCTTATTCAAAAAAAGGCTGCGAGGGATGCTCAAGTCATTATGTTACAGAACAAAGCATAGTCGACATAATAACGAAGGAGCTGCTGGAACTCCTGTCAAGTAATGACCTTATTGACAACTTGAATATTAAATATAATAGTGAATTTGTTGAGAAGGAACACCTTTTGCAGAGTATAAAAAGATACGAACAGCAGATAATTCAAAAGCAAAAGCAACAGGATATTCTATACAATGACAGGCTTGAGGGAAGAATTTCAGAACAGCTGTTTTATAGAATGAATCAAAACATTGAAAACCGTATTTCAACAATAAGACAGGAAATAGAAAAGCTAAAGGAAGAGGAAGTAAAGCAGCCCGATAAAGATCAGCTGATTAAGAATTTAATAAACAGAATAAAAACACAGGGTATTACTAAAAACATAATTGAATTAATGGTTAACAAAATAACAGTATTTGACAGCAAAGACGTGCTCCCTGAAACAGATGCAACCTTAGAAAATACAGAAAACGGCTGCATAGTAATTGAATATAATTACAACAACTGGAAACACCAGACAGACAGAAAGTAG